In Flavobacteriales bacterium, a genomic segment contains:
- a CDS encoding CcmD family protein codes for MRTQALFLAIILSSVLSAQDSQMVEFMYSSGKINVVIGVVLTILVILFIYLIRLDRRIKRLERGED; via the coding sequence ATGAGAACGCAAGCACTTTTTCTGGCCATTATCTTGAGCAGCGTATTGAGCGCTCAGGACTCTCAAATGGTAGAGTTCATGTACAGCTCTGGTAAGATCAATGTGGTCATCGGAGTGGTACTGACCATCTTAGTGATCCTTTTCATCTATCTCATCAGACTGGATAGAAGGATCAAGCGTTTAGAACGAGGAGAGGATTGA
- a CDS encoding cytochrome c maturation protein CcmE: MKKTQIIGIIFIAVIIGALTATLSDSGKQADFTTAFADQGSQYRVVGFLDESAPIVYDPITDPSLTKFNMRDENGEVRKVHLLKSKPQGFEQSESLVLIGAAKGDIFVAQDMQMKCPSKYNQDNHMMDEMSASR; encoded by the coding sequence ATGAAGAAAACACAGATCATAGGTATCATTTTTATCGCGGTCATCATCGGTGCATTGACTGCCACCCTATCGGATTCAGGGAAACAAGCCGATTTCACTACCGCCTTTGCCGACCAAGGCTCCCAATACCGTGTGGTGGGATTCTTGGATGAATCAGCACCGATCGTCTACGACCCTATCACCGATCCAAGTCTCACCAAGTTCAACATGAGGGATGAGAATGGAGAGGTAAGAAAAGTGCATCTGCTCAAGAGTAAACCCCAAGGATTCGAGCAGAGCGAGAGCTTGGTACTCATTGGTGCAGCTAAGGGAGACATCTTCGTAGCCCAGGATATGCAGATGAAATGCCCGTCCAAATACAACCAGGACAACCACATGATGGATGAGATGAGTGCATCCCGGTAA
- the ccsA gene encoding cytochrome c biogenesis protein CcsA, whose translation MEEINYIGEHLWAGRLGHALLILSMVSVLFSAISYFFSEQYQGDPKWSSWGKWAFRVHSLSLVGAIAILFIMLGNAWYEYDYVWKHRNNAMPMRYILSCFWEGHEGSFLLWSFWHMVLGNLLIRSAGKWTAPVMTFIAAANVFLGSMVLGIYLGDLRIGSSPFLLLRELPSNIGLPWTQFEDYLSRFPQFMDGRGLNPLLQNYWMTIHPPTVFFGFASTIVPAAFAVAGLWRKQYHQWIRPALPWTYLGILVLGVGILMGGAWAYEALSFGGFWAWDPVENSSLVPWLIIVSAGHVMLVNRNKARSTYSALLLALASFIFVIYSNFLTNSGVLGDTSVHAFTDNGLGGQLVVYMTFFITVSIGMLMTDTRFRRAYWLASVLTFIVALFSGQRMIALHVWLLASLIMSIISYQKHYPKEKEEEKLWSREFWMFIGSLVIVMSALQITFMTSKPVFNVLATPLRGSLEWLAELLNSDGLATLAAGQLSDKGQDQLIADYNKWQTPFAFVVTMMVAFTQFLRWKDTPLTSFFKQISISALIAVIATSLTVWYFSIPLDGKNLSIILLFFGCWWAVTGNLDYLLRVAKNRVRVSGSSIAHVGFGLVLLGAAVSTSQSKKISQNTSLTDITKLSDDFSNREDILLFQKDTLIMGNYFVSFQDKYRDDVNIYFQMDYFDLSPKTYQEGDFIYMLGEIYRAKEEHPAGLDMMQDIGRYWEPYPDPSPEEVDRAALWTPYEAGERLFRLEPRIQLNPKFGNVPEPDTKHYLDRDVYTHVRYGQLDNEDTQTDAEGYLPFKDHQLAIGDTLRSGARLAIVDSLVAVKDLAAYGLEEDDLAVKAMLRVVSPDDTVSYAEPIFVLKNSEYKETIPYVMEDKGVKFQFTEIRPQESLITIQVAEKEENLRDFIVMQAIMFPWINILWVGIIVMAIGIGIAVVQRFKRNRQNSA comes from the coding sequence GTGGAGGAGATCAACTACATAGGCGAACATCTCTGGGCAGGTCGACTGGGCCATGCCCTGCTCATTCTGAGTATGGTCTCTGTACTCTTCTCAGCGATATCCTATTTCTTTTCTGAGCAATATCAAGGAGATCCGAAGTGGTCGTCATGGGGTAAATGGGCCTTCCGTGTACACAGTCTGTCGTTGGTCGGTGCCATCGCCATCCTTTTCATCATGCTCGGCAACGCATGGTATGAGTATGACTACGTGTGGAAACACCGTAACAATGCCATGCCCATGCGCTACATACTCTCTTGCTTCTGGGAGGGTCATGAAGGATCTTTTCTACTCTGGTCCTTCTGGCATATGGTCTTGGGAAATCTGCTCATCCGCTCTGCCGGTAAATGGACCGCTCCGGTGATGACATTCATTGCTGCTGCCAATGTATTCCTAGGATCCATGGTGCTAGGTATCTATCTGGGCGACCTGCGGATCGGTAGCTCTCCATTCCTCCTGCTACGCGAACTCCCCTCCAATATCGGTCTGCCCTGGACCCAATTCGAGGATTATCTCAGTCGATTCCCCCAATTCATGGACGGTCGAGGATTGAATCCACTTCTACAGAATTATTGGATGACCATCCACCCTCCTACGGTCTTCTTCGGATTCGCATCCACCATCGTTCCGGCTGCATTTGCTGTGGCCGGATTGTGGCGTAAGCAATATCATCAGTGGATACGCCCTGCCCTGCCTTGGACCTATCTGGGTATTTTGGTCTTGGGAGTCGGTATACTGATGGGAGGAGCATGGGCCTATGAGGCTTTGAGCTTCGGTGGTTTCTGGGCATGGGACCCGGTGGAGAATTCCTCCTTGGTGCCATGGTTGATCATCGTATCTGCCGGGCATGTGATGTTGGTCAATCGCAACAAGGCGCGATCCACATACTCTGCTCTGCTCTTGGCCTTGGCCAGTTTCATCTTTGTAATCTACTCCAACTTCCTCACGAACAGTGGTGTGCTGGGCGACACTTCAGTGCACGCCTTTACCGACAATGGACTGGGAGGACAACTGGTGGTCTATATGACCTTCTTCATCACCGTGAGCATAGGCATGTTAATGACCGATACCCGATTCCGCAGGGCCTACTGGCTGGCTTCGGTCCTGACATTTATCGTAGCGCTCTTCTCAGGACAGCGCATGATCGCGCTCCATGTATGGCTGCTGGCATCACTCATCATGTCCATCATCTCCTATCAGAAACACTATCCTAAGGAGAAGGAAGAAGAGAAACTCTGGAGCCGTGAATTCTGGATGTTCATCGGTTCGCTGGTCATCGTGATGAGTGCCTTGCAGATCACCTTCATGACCTCTAAACCGGTCTTCAATGTTTTGGCCACACCACTACGTGGAAGTCTGGAGTGGTTGGCAGAACTCCTCAACTCGGATGGCCTAGCTACCCTAGCAGCCGGTCAGTTGAGCGATAAGGGCCAGGACCAACTGATCGCAGACTACAATAAATGGCAGACCCCCTTTGCATTTGTGGTGACCATGATGGTGGCATTCACCCAGTTCCTGCGCTGGAAGGACACTCCTTTGACTTCATTCTTCAAGCAGATCTCTATCTCTGCGCTGATCGCGGTGATAGCCACGTCTCTGACTGTTTGGTATTTCTCCATACCACTGGATGGCAAGAATCTGAGCATCATTCTTCTGTTTTTCGGATGTTGGTGGGCTGTGACCGGTAATCTGGATTATCTGCTACGCGTGGCCAAGAATCGTGTAAGAGTCTCTGGATCGTCTATAGCTCATGTGGGATTCGGGCTCGTTCTGCTCGGAGCAGCCGTGAGCACCTCCCAGAGCAAGAAGATCTCTCAGAATACTTCTCTGACCGATATCACCAAGCTGAGCGATGACTTCTCCAACCGTGAGGATATCCTGCTCTTCCAGAAGGATACGCTCATCATGGGCAACTACTTCGTCTCCTTCCAGGACAAGTATCGGGACGATGTGAACATCTACTTCCAGATGGACTACTTCGACCTATCCCCGAAGACCTATCAGGAAGGGGATTTCATCTATATGTTGGGTGAGATCTATCGGGCCAAGGAAGAGCATCCGGCCGGACTGGATATGATGCAGGACATCGGCCGATACTGGGAGCCCTATCCTGATCCGAGTCCAGAAGAAGTCGACCGTGCTGCCCTTTGGACCCCCTATGAGGCAGGAGAACGGCTATTCCGATTGGAGCCGCGCATCCAGCTCAATCCCAAATTCGGGAATGTACCCGAACCCGATACCAAGCATTATCTAGACCGGGATGTGTACACCCACGTACGCTACGGTCAATTGGACAATGAGGATACCCAGACCGATGCAGAAGGGTACCTCCCTTTCAAAGACCACCAACTGGCCATCGGAGATACACTGCGGAGTGGTGCGCGTCTCGCAATCGTGGATTCTCTTGTGGCTGTAAAGGATCTCGCGGCCTATGGACTGGAAGAAGACGACCTAGCGGTAAAGGCCATGCTGCGCGTGGTCTCGCCTGACGATACGGTGTCCTATGCCGAACCCATCTTCGTGCTGAAGAACAGCGAGTACAAGGAGACCATTCCCTATGTGATGGAAGACAAGGGTGTGAAATTCCAGTTTACCGAGATACGCCCTCAAGAGAGCTTGATCACCATCCAGGTGGCTGAGAAAGAAGAGAACCTAAGGGATTTCATCGTGATGCAGGCCATCATGTTCCCTTGGATCAACATTCTCTGGGTGGGTATCATCGTGATGGCCATTGGTATCGGCATTGCTGTAGTACAGCGATTCAAGAGAAATCGGCAGAACTCAGCTTGA
- a CDS encoding uracil-DNA glycosylase, with protein MNNTLRVIGVPEHFNLPWLEAIEDEKFLREGLSVSWKDEPGGTGAMCKALREGDAECAVLLTEGIITDIIRGNPSRIISGYVVSPLIWGVHTGAANPLRYHRDCYDKQIAISRKGSGSHLMPQVDALIKETSIPSDNFQVVGGLTGALESLEAQETDVFYWEKYTTKPYVDSGQLRRIGEFITPWPCFVIAAREDVIRQRSVDLRTLLQVIQRECLAFMTDEHSIERVASRYEQKHEDVERWFHSTVWADHSMVNPRTVQNVIYALKSTGIIEKEKPIEELVWSS; from the coding sequence ATGAATAACACATTGCGGGTCATAGGGGTGCCAGAGCACTTCAACCTGCCCTGGCTGGAAGCCATCGAGGATGAGAAATTCCTTCGTGAAGGCCTTTCGGTCTCATGGAAGGATGAGCCTGGAGGAACAGGGGCCATGTGCAAGGCTTTGCGCGAAGGGGATGCAGAATGTGCTGTCCTCCTGACAGAAGGAATCATCACGGACATCATTCGAGGTAATCCTTCTCGGATCATTTCGGGCTATGTGGTCTCTCCCTTGATCTGGGGTGTACACACCGGAGCTGCCAATCCGCTGAGATATCACAGGGACTGTTATGACAAGCAAATCGCCATCAGCCGCAAGGGAAGCGGGAGTCACCTGATGCCTCAGGTCGATGCGCTGATCAAGGAGACCAGCATTCCCTCTGACAACTTCCAAGTGGTAGGAGGCCTCACAGGTGCGCTTGAAAGCCTTGAGGCGCAAGAGACGGATGTATTCTACTGGGAGAAGTACACGACCAAACCCTACGTGGATTCCGGGCAATTGAGAAGGATAGGGGAGTTCATCACCCCCTGGCCCTGCTTTGTGATCGCAGCGCGAGAAGATGTCATCCGGCAACGTTCGGTGGACCTACGTACCTTATTGCAGGTCATCCAGCGTGAGTGCCTGGCCTTCATGACCGATGAGCACAGTATCGAGCGTGTGGCCTCACGCTATGAGCAGAAACATGAAGATGTGGAACGCTGGTTCCACAGTACGGTCTGGGCCGATCACAGTATGGTCAATCCACGTACTGTCCAGAATGTGATATATGCTCTGAAGTCCACGGGCATCATCGAGAAGGAGAAGCCCATAGAAGAACTGGTCTGGTCAAGCTGA
- a CDS encoding DUF427 domain-containing protein, translating into MKAIWKGHVLAESEETKVIEGNHYFPADAVHMEFFKESDTHTVCPWKGTASYYTVEVDGEQNKDAAWYYPETKDMAKEIEGYLAFWKGVEVTE; encoded by the coding sequence ATGAAAGCGATCTGGAAGGGCCACGTACTGGCCGAAAGCGAAGAGACCAAAGTCATCGAGGGTAACCACTATTTCCCTGCCGATGCGGTCCATATGGAATTCTTCAAAGAAAGCGACACACATACCGTGTGTCCATGGAAGGGAACAGCCTCCTATTACACCGTAGAAGTGGATGGCGAACAGAACAAGGACGCGGCCTGGTATTATCCAGAGACCAAGGATATGGCCAAGGAGATCGAAGGCTACCTGGCCTTCTGGAAAGGAGTGGAGGTCACCGAATGA
- the egtD gene encoding L-histidine N(alpha)-methyltransferase, translated as MSQFAQDVLEGLSATKKRLSSKYFYDDEGSRIFQEIMAMPEYYLTDREMEILQSRSLEILQATDLEESFNVIELGAGDGTKTEQLLKTFLEAGHRPIYHPVDISQEAVDIVRDRLSRNLPALEVRPAVGDYFHIMQEVTAHETPSLVLFLGSNIGNYIPPKNTDLISLIAINMSKGDYFLIGVDLKKDPTLIQGAYDDPHGITARFNLNLLERINRELGGDFDLEAWEFICRYNSENGEVRSYLKSTRQQEVFIRALDRKFAFAEGEEVWTELSKKYDLEGIEALGEESGLTFVQHFTDQRHHFTDSLFKKS; from the coding sequence ATGTCCCAATTCGCTCAGGATGTGCTCGAAGGGTTAAGCGCCACGAAAAAACGTCTCTCTTCTAAATACTTCTATGACGATGAAGGCAGCCGTATCTTCCAGGAGATCATGGCTATGCCCGAGTACTATCTCACCGACCGTGAGATGGAGATATTACAGAGCCGTTCCTTAGAGATCCTCCAGGCTACTGATCTAGAAGAATCATTCAACGTGATCGAGCTGGGCGCAGGGGATGGGACCAAGACAGAGCAGCTGCTTAAGACCTTCTTGGAAGCCGGCCATCGCCCGATATACCACCCGGTAGATATCAGTCAGGAAGCGGTGGATATCGTACGAGATAGGTTGAGCAGGAATCTGCCGGCACTGGAGGTGCGTCCCGCAGTGGGGGATTACTTCCATATCATGCAAGAAGTGACCGCGCATGAGACTCCTAGTCTGGTGCTCTTCCTAGGGTCCAACATAGGCAACTATATTCCTCCCAAGAATACGGACCTGATATCGCTCATTGCGATCAACATGTCCAAGGGTGACTATTTCCTGATTGGGGTCGATCTGAAGAAAGACCCTACACTGATACAAGGGGCCTATGATGATCCTCATGGGATTACAGCCCGATTCAATCTGAATCTATTGGAGCGCATTAATCGTGAGTTGGGAGGCGATTTCGACCTGGAGGCTTGGGAATTCATCTGTAGGTATAATTCTGAGAATGGGGAAGTGAGGAGCTATCTGAAAAGTACCCGCCAGCAAGAAGTGTTTATTAGGGCCTTGGACCGGAAATTCGCCTTTGCTGAGGGAGAAGAGGTATGGACCGAACTTTCCAAGAAATACGATCTGGAAGGAATAGAAGCATTGGGTGAAGAATCTGGATTGACCTTTGTGCAGCATTTCACCGATCAACGGCATCATTTTACAGACTCTTTATTCAAGAAATCATGA
- a CDS encoding DNRLRE domain-containing protein, whose protein sequence is MRRFKLVLIGLLPIVLMGQEFLILQPDGTDGKDAMIWAAPNFGTNDNNYGSSDQLVLNAWTNSTVPDTIRALVEFDLSSVPVGSSITYALLSFYNNASGASHNGQHQNLDGTNEWEINRAIESWDEDEVTWENKPAYSSAGQILMSASSSPDQDYIDTDVTDMVQDMVDHPELNFGFYLKLQNETPYKALVFASSEHETPEIRPRLILQYTLPVGLEEFNLSESRKLIRITDMLGREIPYAPGIPLILQFDDGTTEQRVIIEN, encoded by the coding sequence ATGAGAAGATTTAAACTAGTACTGATCGGATTGCTTCCAATCGTATTGATGGGACAGGAGTTTTTGATCCTTCAGCCAGACGGAACGGATGGAAAGGATGCCATGATCTGGGCTGCTCCCAATTTTGGAACGAATGATAACAATTATGGCAGTTCAGATCAATTGGTTCTGAATGCATGGACGAATTCTACAGTACCCGACACCATACGTGCCCTTGTCGAGTTCGACCTGAGTTCGGTTCCAGTAGGGTCATCAATCACTTATGCCCTGCTGAGCTTCTATAACAATGCCTCAGGAGCCAGTCACAATGGTCAACATCAGAATCTGGATGGAACCAATGAATGGGAGATCAATAGAGCGATCGAGTCTTGGGATGAGGATGAAGTGACATGGGAAAATAAACCTGCATACTCCAGTGCCGGCCAGATCCTGATGAGCGCTTCCTCTTCACCCGATCAAGACTATATAGATACCGATGTTACTGACATGGTCCAGGATATGGTAGACCACCCAGAATTGAATTTCGGATTTTATTTGAAGTTGCAGAATGAGACACCCTATAAGGCCTTGGTCTTTGCCTCATCTGAACATGAGACTCCAGAAATTCGGCCCAGACTTATTCTTCAGTATACCTTACCTGTGGGACTCGAAGAATTCAATCTCTCCGAATCCAGAAAACTCATTCGGATAACGGATATGCTTGGGAGGGAAATTCCCTACGCACCTGGCATCCCTTTGATCTTGCAATTCGATGATGGTACAACCGAACAGCGGGTAATCATTGAAAATTGA
- a CDS encoding ergothioneine biosynthesis protein EgtB, whose translation MPSVPYFWEMELKERAKTDLGIIERYRSVRERSMQLAAPLNREDHIPQPVVFASPPKWHLAHITWFFEEFILTRFDNDYEVFDNFFAFLFNSYYNTIGERTFRADRGSITRPDVDEVYRYRAYVDEHMDRLLDQRGEEAELRAVLEIGLNHEQQHQELFLTDLKFVFGLNPTWPVYAADQVRVETYDRAEGWLQIQEGVYAIGHEDQGFCFDNELSRHKVYIHDCEVSRALVNNAEYMEFMTDGGYERFELWLDEGWSWVQENDVCSPLYWHHMDNRWMCYTLAGLREVDPKAQLCHVNYYEADAFARWKGMRIPTEFEWEVASRGLDWGTRWEWTQSAYLPYPGFKTADGALGEYNGKFMVNQMVLRGASVATAPGHSRPTYRNFFHPQYQWQFTGIRLAR comes from the coding sequence ATGCCCTCGGTACCGTATTTTTGGGAGATGGAGTTGAAAGAACGAGCAAAGACGGACCTTGGGATCATAGAGCGATATCGATCCGTGAGGGAGCGTAGTATGCAATTGGCGGCACCGCTCAACAGGGAGGATCACATTCCTCAGCCGGTCGTCTTTGCCAGCCCACCCAAATGGCACCTGGCCCATATCACCTGGTTCTTTGAAGAGTTCATACTTACCCGATTCGACAATGACTATGAGGTCTTCGACAATTTCTTTGCCTTTCTCTTCAATTCCTATTACAATACGATCGGTGAGCGCACCTTCCGGGCCGACCGAGGGAGCATCACCCGACCCGATGTAGATGAGGTGTATCGCTACCGCGCCTATGTGGATGAACACATGGACCGACTCCTCGACCAACGAGGGGAAGAGGCCGAACTCCGAGCTGTGCTTGAGATCGGTCTGAATCACGAACAGCAACATCAGGAACTCTTCCTTACAGACCTCAAATTCGTCTTTGGTCTGAACCCGACATGGCCGGTATATGCAGCCGATCAAGTTCGTGTAGAGACTTACGATAGAGCTGAAGGCTGGCTGCAGATCCAAGAGGGCGTCTATGCCATCGGTCACGAGGATCAGGGATTCTGCTTTGACAATGAACTCTCCCGGCACAAGGTCTACATCCATGATTGTGAAGTATCCCGTGCATTGGTCAACAATGCAGAGTATATGGAATTTATGACCGATGGGGGCTATGAGCGATTCGAACTCTGGTTGGATGAAGGATGGTCATGGGTGCAAGAGAATGACGTCTGTTCCCCGCTCTACTGGCACCATATGGATAATCGATGGATGTGCTACACCCTGGCTGGACTCCGGGAAGTGGACCCCAAGGCCCAGCTCTGTCATGTCAATTACTATGAAGCGGATGCCTTTGCTCGATGGAAGGGTATGCGTATACCTACTGAGTTCGAGTGGGAGGTGGCCTCCAGAGGACTGGATTGGGGCACGCGCTGGGAATGGACCCAGAGTGCCTATCTGCCCTATCCCGGGTTCAAAACAGCAGATGGAGCACTGGGAGAGTACAACGGTAAATTCATGGTCAATCAGATGGTACTGCGAGGCGCCTCGGTGGCTACAGCTCCAGGTCACTCACGACCTACGTACAGGAATTTCTTCCATCCGCAGTATCAATGGCAATTCACGGGGATACGATTGGCGCGCTGA
- a CDS encoding RNA-binding S4 domain-containing protein, with protein MRIDKYIWCVRLCKTRTAASKECNSEKVKLNDDFVKSSKEVKLGDEIAVKRGPIWKRYEILNIPKSRVGAKLVSELIKETTPWEDLDILERVEMQNKQNRQVGIYGRPTKKTRREMDRFKKDLED; from the coding sequence GTGCGTATCGATAAGTACATCTGGTGTGTACGTCTGTGCAAGACCCGGACTGCAGCGAGCAAAGAATGCAATTCTGAAAAGGTGAAGCTCAATGATGACTTCGTCAAATCGAGCAAGGAGGTAAAACTGGGCGATGAGATCGCTGTGAAGCGTGGCCCTATATGGAAACGCTACGAAATATTGAACATTCCCAAGAGCCGCGTAGGCGCTAAGCTGGTCTCTGAGCTCATCAAAGAGACCACCCCATGGGAAGACCTGGATATACTTGAACGGGTGGAGATGCAGAATAAGCAGAATCGGCAAGTGGGGATATACGGTCGCCCGACCAAGAAGACCAGGCGGGAGATGGACCGATTCAAAAAGGATCTCGAGGACTGA
- a CDS encoding GIY-YIG nuclease family protein → MYVIIDLETTGSYRSDNRITEIALFVHDGEQVVDSFQSLIDPECKIPPFIQNLTGITNDMVQGRPKFYEVAEKVQTMTKGCVFVAHNVSFDYNVLRKEYRNLGFEYRRKKLCTVRLARKAFPGQAKYSLGNICSYLGIEIEARHRAYGDAAATVELFKMILDKDDGKWIPEALHHRSKEGSLPPHLPSKVMDGLPSRPGVYYFKDTKGKVIYVGKAIDIRSRVMGHFYNQDRKDRKMHKVIAHVDHKECGNELMALLVESAEIKRIYPLYNSAQKRKIDAWCIFQYTDRQGVRHLSYAQKRQVKRPLIRFYSVSQCREFLETLQETFDLCPRYIQLQGVKGECFHHRLGKCKGVCCSKEEVDVYNQRVDEAIASMGSISGSFVILLDGRQDGESGFVLVENGLYKGYGFIDKVQEEIEAKDLAGHLVPQEDNSDVQRILRSYFRHTEEPTILPLERPIEKIGQVMLSLF, encoded by the coding sequence ATGTACGTTATCATCGATCTGGAGACCACCGGTAGCTACCGTTCCGATAATCGGATCACGGAGATTGCACTATTCGTGCATGATGGTGAACAGGTCGTAGATAGCTTCCAAAGCCTCATCGACCCGGAATGTAAGATCCCTCCCTTCATCCAGAATCTGACGGGGATCACTAATGACATGGTGCAAGGTCGACCTAAGTTCTATGAGGTGGCCGAGAAGGTGCAAACGATGACCAAAGGCTGTGTATTCGTGGCCCACAACGTGAGCTTCGACTACAATGTACTCCGGAAGGAATACCGCAATCTTGGATTCGAATACAGACGTAAGAAACTATGTACCGTAAGGCTTGCTAGAAAGGCCTTTCCCGGTCAGGCCAAGTACAGTCTGGGCAATATCTGCTCCTACTTGGGTATCGAGATAGAAGCCCGACACCGGGCCTATGGAGATGCTGCGGCCACTGTAGAGCTCTTCAAGATGATCCTCGATAAGGACGATGGGAAATGGATCCCAGAAGCATTGCATCATCGCAGTAAAGAAGGGAGCCTCCCTCCTCACCTCCCGTCCAAGGTCATGGATGGACTGCCTTCCAGACCCGGAGTGTACTACTTCAAGGACACCAAGGGTAAGGTCATCTATGTAGGCAAGGCCATCGATATCCGCTCCCGGGTGATGGGGCATTTCTACAATCAGGACAGGAAGGACCGAAAGATGCACAAGGTGATTGCGCATGTGGATCACAAGGAGTGCGGCAATGAGTTGATGGCCCTGTTGGTAGAATCGGCCGAGATCAAGCGGATCTATCCCTTGTACAATAGTGCCCAGAAGCGAAAAATCGATGCGTGGTGCATCTTCCAATACACCGACAGGCAGGGGGTACGTCACCTCAGTTATGCCCAGAAACGTCAAGTCAAACGTCCGTTGATCCGATTCTATTCCGTGTCGCAATGCCGGGAATTCTTGGAGACACTGCAAGAGACCTTCGACCTCTGTCCGCGCTACATCCAATTACAAGGGGTAAAGGGAGAATGCTTCCATCACCGCCTAGGCAAATGCAAGGGTGTGTGTTGCTCCAAGGAAGAAGTAGATGTCTACAATCAACGGGTGGATGAGGCGATCGCCTCCATGGGGTCCATCTCGGGAAGTTTTGTGATCCTTCTGGACGGTCGACAGGATGGCGAATCTGGATTTGTGCTCGTGGAGAACGGCCTGTATAAGGGCTATGGATTCATCGACAAGGTCCAGGAAGAAATAGAGGCCAAGGATCTGGCCGGTCATCTGGTCCCACAGGAAGACAATTCCGATGTGCAACGCATACTCCGCTCCTATTTCCGACATACCGAAGAGCCTACCATCCTACCGCTGGAAAGACCCATCGAGAAGATAGGTCAGGTGATGCTCTCCCTATTCTGA
- a CDS encoding DUF2461 domain-containing protein, whose translation MDHLAPDTLKFLRQLKKNNDREWFEKNKDRYKAAQADLIAFVDALIPELAKFDSGIKGIEAKKTVFRIYRDVRFSKDKSPYKLNMGAHVQGGTKMQPKAGYYIHIQPDNCFLAGGAYHPPAAWLKAIRSEIHYNAGDMKKVLRSASFKKYFGEIEGEKLKTSPRDYPADHPEIELLKMKSFLAVHELDDTQVTNKGFKAHCIKVFKALYPFDAYLNMALD comes from the coding sequence ATGGATCATCTAGCTCCCGACACGCTGAAATTCCTCCGACAGCTGAAGAAGAATAATGACCGCGAGTGGTTCGAGAAGAACAAGGACCGCTACAAAGCTGCTCAGGCCGATCTCATCGCCTTTGTGGATGCATTGATTCCAGAATTGGCCAAGTTCGACTCCGGAATAAAGGGCATTGAAGCCAAGAAAACGGTCTTTCGCATCTACCGGGATGTGCGCTTCTCCAAGGATAAGAGTCCCTATAAGCTGAATATGGGTGCGCACGTACAAGGTGGGACCAAGATGCAACCCAAGGCCGGGTACTATATCCACATACAACCCGACAATTGTTTCTTGGCCGGGGGAGCCTATCATCCGCCAGCGGCCTGGCTCAAAGCCATACGCAGTGAGATCCATTACAATGCGGGTGATATGAAGAAGGTACTGCGCTCTGCTTCTTTCAAGAAGTACTTTGGAGAAATTGAGGGTGAGAAACTCAAAACCTCACCTCGGGATTATCCGGCCGATCATCCGGAGATCGAATTGCTCAAGATGAAGAGCTTCTTGGCTGTACACGAATTGGATGATACACAAGTGACCAATAAAGGCTTCAAAGCACATTGCATCAAGGTGTTCAAGGCCTTGTATCCCTTCGATGCCTATCTCAACATGGCCTTGGATTGA
- a CDS encoding response regulator transcription factor, whose product MSQIKVLLVDDHEIVIQGIRMLLESNEDMTVVATASNGQEALDRIAEQHVDVAVMDVNMPVMNGRDAAERIKADHPHVKVLMLTSHDHRKLIHELLEVKVDGCLLKTHTAAQLNAAIERVMQDKKYFDEVGDFVPDPENHILGDRELEVLKLYCQNKSYNEIAEELELTKLTIKTHLRNIRRKLKKDKMVDIIQYATEMGLI is encoded by the coding sequence ATGAGTCAGATCAAGGTACTTCTGGTAGACGATCATGAGATCGTCATTCAAGGCATCCGTATGCTACTGGAGTCCAATGAGGATATGACCGTGGTGGCCACTGCCTCCAATGGTCAAGAGGCGCTGGATCGCATTGCAGAACAACATGTGGATGTAGCCGTAATGGATGTCAATATGCCGGTCATGAATGGTAGGGATGCCGCAGAGAGGATCAAGGCGGACCACCCCCATGTAAAAGTGCTGATGTTGACTTCTCATGATCACAGGAAGCTCATCCATGAATTGCTGGAAGTCAAAGTGGATGGATGCTTGCTCAAGACCCACACGGCTGCGCAACTCAACGCAGCTATCGAGCGAGTGATGCAGGACAAGAAGTACTTCGATGAGGTAGGGGATTTCGTACCCGATCCTGAGAACCACATTCTAGGTGATCGGGAATTGGAGGTTCTCAAGCTCTATTGTCAGAACAAGAGCTACAATGAGATAGCTGAGGAATTGGAATTGACCAAACTCACCATCAAGACCCACCTTAGGAATATCCGTAGGAAACTGAAAAAAGACAAGATGGTGGACATCATCCAGTATGCCACCGAAATGGGACTCATCTGA